CGGTGGAATGCCAGGTGGGTCCCCTTCATGGCGCACCATGGCGGCGATCTGCTGTGCGTGGACATGGACGGCAGCTTCGGCGGCAAACCAGGCCAGTTGCTCTACTTCTATCACGATTCGGAAGACAGGGTCATTCGATTCCCGTCGCTGGAGAAGTGGCTGGAAGCGTTCGTGACTACGCTGGAATCAGGAATGTGGGAAGAAGATGAATATGGGTTCCAGCCGAAGGATGACGATCAGGTCATGGCTTCAGCCAAGCAATGGAATCCCGGCTATCCCATCTATTGCAAGGCCGACCGATAAAGCCGGCCCCTGAATCGCGATATCATTTCGAGCCGTGGACGGGTACACCCTTGGGATGTCAAAAGCCGACCCTGGGAACGGATCGATGATGGACGTGATCCCGTTCGATCCCCGGCGGTTCAAGACGGCGGCGGCCAGCTATCTGGTGGGCCGGCCCGTGTATCCGCCGCGGCTGTTCCGACGGATCGTCGAGCTTTGCGGGCTCGATCGGTCGCATCGGGCGATGGACCTGGGCTGCGGGCCGGGGCAGATCGCGATCGCCCTCGCGCCTTACGTGGGGCGGGTGGTCGCGGTGGACCCGGAGCCCGAGATGCTCAAGATCGCGGCGGGCGAGGCCGAGCGGGCGGGGCGGGAGATCGAGTTCGTCCAGGCCAGCTCCTACGACCTGGGGCCCCGATTCGGGACCTTCCGGCTGGTGGCGATGGGGCGTTCGTTCCACTGGATGGACCGGGCCGAGACCCTGCGCCGGCTCGACGCGATGATCGAGCCCGAGGGCGCGGTCGCCTTCCTGCACGACGACCACCCCACGGTCCCCGACAACGCCTGGTTCGCGACCTTCCAGGAGATCGTCGCGCGGCACGCGGCCGACGACGTCGCCAAGCGGGTACGGGCCGGGAGGGCCGGCCACGAATCCGTGCTGCTGGACTCGCCCTTCCGCAGGCTGGAGCGGATCACCGTCTTCGAGCGGTCGTCGATCCCGGTCGACGCGCTCGTCCTGCGCCTGCGCTCGATGTCGAGCGTGGCGCGATCCCGGGTGGGCGACCGCGCGGAGGACCTCGCCGCCGAGGTGCGCGAGGCGATCACGCCCTTCGCCCGCGACGGCCTGCTGAGCGAGGTTATCGCGGCGTCGGCCCTGATCGCCTCGCGCGAGGGCCCCTGATGACCGCGACGCCCGACTTGTCGGGCGCCGTGGGTCGGGCCGCTCAGGGATTGCCGTTCTTCTGCTGGAGGGCCTTCTGAAGGAGGGCCGGGTCGAGCTTCAGGGGCTTGGCCGGCTTCTTGGGCTTCGGGGCCGGGACCTCGTCGTCCTCGTCGGCGACGGGGAGGGGCGGGGCGTCGTCCTCGGCCGGGGCGGGGGCGGGGGCGGGGGCGACGGTCTTCGGGCGGGGGATCTTCGGCGAGGACTTGGGCTCGGCTCCGGCCTGCCCGGGCAGTTTGGGCATGACGCCGGAGACCGCGAACGGGACGGGGGCGTCGTCGGGATTCGCGTTCTTGTCGTCGACCCAGCCCTGGCCGGGGTTGAACCGCATGGGGGGGACGTCGATCCGGCGGACCGTGACGGGCGGGGCGCTCGCGCCGCCGGCCCCGACGATCGGGTCGACGTCGACCGACGACCGGCTGATGCGGCCGCGGTCGACGGCGAAGGTCTCCTCGCCGTCGGGGGCCGCCTTGGGCGCCTCGCCGGCGAGGGGGTTGGCGACGGGGCGGGCGCGGAGGTTGCCTACCCAGGCGGCGAGGATCTGGTACGCCTTGTCGTTCGAGCCCTGGAAGATGGGCCGGGTGTTCGGCCCCTTGCCGTGGGGGCGCAGCGAGCTTCCCAGCAGCTCGCTGCGGCCGGGGTTGCCGCGGTCGACCAGCCGGAGCGCGGCGTCGAGGTTGGCGCGCAGGGCCTCGGGGGTCTGGTCGGCCTTCTTGCGGACGTGGACGAGCTGGAAGGCGCCGTCGTAGCGCTCGTCGTGGCACTTCGCGCAATACGTCTGCAGGACCGGGTGGACGTAGTTCTTGAACTCCTGCGCCCGCTTGATCGCCGCGTTGGGGGGCAGGTCGAAGACCACCGGCAGGTCGCTGACGCCCATCCCCTGGCGCGCCCCGCGGACGATCGCCATGTCGAGCGCGGCGGGGGCGGGGTCGACGACGTCCGCGCCGGTCTGCTGGACCTGGTCGTCCACCGGCTGCCGCCGCGAGACCCGGGCCTCCTCCATCAGGATGGAGGTCGTCATGGCCCTGGCCTGCATGTGCTTGGGGTCGAGCTTCAGGATCAGCTCGAGGTGCTCCTTGGCCTCGGCCTGGAGGCCGCTGGCGAGGCACCACTTGGCCAGCTTCACCTGCTCGTCGATGTCGTCGTCGGGGACCTGCTCGCGCTTGAACGCGTGGACTTCCTGGATCGAGTCGAAGACCCGCTCGACCTTCTTGCTGGGGAACCGCATGGCCCCGACGGGCTGGGTGACGACGACCTTGTCCTCCTCGGGGTCCTCGGTGACCACGCCCTTGATGAGCCGGCCATCGACGATCAGGACGAATTTCTCCGGCGCCTTCGCCGGCTTGGCGTCGGCCTGCGCCGGGGCTCCGGCCGCCGGCGGGGACGCCGCGGGCTCGTCCGACTCGGCGGGATCCTGGCCCTTCCAGCCCGCGAGCCCCAGGGCGGAGAGGGCGACGACGACGAGCGTTCGATTCGACTGGATCATGACCCTTAGGCCCTATCACGACGCCTTCGGCCGGCCGGCCCCGTGCGTCGCGTCGAGAATTTGAGGGGGATATGGTGGCGGGACGTTATCCCGGGTCCTACAATTCGTCAAGCCGAACCAACGGCGCGGAATTTGTTTGTAAACAGTGAAGTTCCAAGATGTTTCATCCGAGGGCGTGAGGCCGTGTTCGACGAATCCCCCATGCTCCGCGAGCTGATCGGCCAGGTCGTGGTCGTGGACCTGATCTCCACCTACGTCTGCCTGGGAGTCCTGACCGGCGTCGACCCGCTCTTCCTGGAGATGCGCGACGCCGACCTGCACGACTTCCGCCATGGGGCGGCCACCCGCGAGGTCTACACCTACGAGTCCGCGACCCTGGGGGTGCGCCACAACCGCACCCGCGTCCTGCTGCGGCTCGCCGACGTCGTCGCGGTCTCGCGGCTGGACGAGGTCGCGACCACCTGAACGGGACATCCGTCCCGATCGCGAGCGAACCGACCGGGAATGCGGGCGTACCATATTCGTGCAAGAAACCGTCGCAGGAAGCGAACCACCCTCGCCTCGCCGCCGGCTCCGTGAAGACGGCTTCGCATCCGGGCGACGTTCGATCAGGGGCGGCCACGCGGCCGTCCCAGGAAGGAAGAAGGCCATGTTTCGATCTCTCCGCTGGACCGCCCTGCCGCTGGTCGCCGCCGCGCTCGCCTGGGCCCCCGCCCGGGCCGCCGAGGTCCGCGACCAGGCCGGGATGTTCTCGCCGCAGGCCGTGAAGAAGGCCCAGGTCGAGCTGACTCGCGTGGAAAAGCAGACCGGCGTCCCGATCATCATCGAGACCATCGAGTCGATCCCCGGCCTCGCGGCCGACGCCTCGATCGAGGCCAAGAAGCGCGCGATCGACTCGCTGGCCGAGAAGCGCGACGCCGAGCTCCATGACGAGGGGATCTACATCCTGCTCTCGAAGAAGGACAAGGTGCTCTCCCACGTGCTGGTGCGTCAGCGGCTCGCCGGGGTGCTCCCCGAGTCGACCCGCCGGACGATTCGCGAGGCCTTCGTCGCCCCGTTCAAGGACGGCGACTACGACGGCGGCCTCGCCGCCGCGGCGACGGCCATCGACGCCGCGCTGCCGGACGAGCCCGTCGCCGCCGCCCGCGCGGCCGGGCCGCGAAGGCTGGTGCCGGCCGCTCCCGCCCCGGGCGGCGGGGTGGTCGTCGAGCGCCGGGCGCAGCAGGGCGCCCAGTTCGGGTTCGGCACGCTCCTGATGATCGCCCTGGGCATCCTGGGCGTCCTGTTCGTCGTCCGCCTGCTGAGCGGGGCGTTCGGCGGCGGCCAGGCCGGCTATCCTCAGGGCATGCCCCGACCGGGCCCCGGCATGGGCGGCCCGGGCTACGGACCCGGCATGGGCGGGCCCGGCTACGGCGGCGGCTATGGCGGCCGGGGCGGCGGGTTCTTCTCCAGCATGCTGGGCGGGATCGGCGGCGCGATGGCGGGGAACTGGATCTACGACCAGTTCTCGGGCCGGAATTCCGGCCATCACAGCGACGCTTCCAGCTATACCCCGATGACCGGCCAGGACGACTTCGGCCCCACTTCCCCCGACGGCGGCGACGCCATCATCGGCGGCTCGGATGACAGCCAGGGCGGGTCCTGGGGCGATTCGGGAGGCGGCGACTGGGGCGGCGGCTCCGGCGGCGGCGACTGGGGCGGCGGTGGAGGCGACGACGGCGGGAGCTGGTGATCCGCCGAAGCGGCCCGAGCCTGCGGACCTCGTAACAAACAGACGCCCCACCGAGCCGCCGGCCCGGTCGGGGCGTCTTCGCTTTCGAACGGCGGAAGATCCCCGCTCAGCGCAGGTCGAAGTCGGCTTCCAGGACGCTGCCGGACGTCAGGTCGATCTGGACTTCGCTGTTGAGGTTGTAGCGGGCGGGGACTTCTTCCTTGAGCTCGATCTCCTCGCCGCGGCCCCGGGCTGCGATCATCTTGTTCACGTCGTCGTTGCGGATGCTGCTGAACTCGACGTGGTAGCGGGCCGGGGCCAGGCCGTACTCGGCCGGGACTTCATAGCGGCCGTCCTTGACGTAGCCGCCGAAGGCCCAGGGGTGCGTGGCGTCGACCGAGATGAACCGGACCATCCCCTTGGCCAGGGGCTTGCCGTCGATGCGGACGTATCCGGAGAGGCCCTGGAGCGAATCGTCGCCCTGCGAGGCGTAGTCGTAGACGAGATAGCCGAATCCCAGGAACGTCAGGAGGGCGAGCGAGACCTTGAAACGATGGATATTCACGTTCAGCTCCATACGCTAGGGCTCCCGCGGGGTCGGGCGACCGTGGCGGGGCGATTGAGGCGGGTGGGGCGAGGCGGGCGCTTCGGCGCGCCGGAACTCGAGGTTCACGTAGCGGCAGGGTCTGGTCCACCGGCCGGCGAAGGAGGGGTCCGGGCACGGTTGCGACGGTTCGTCGAGGCCGTCACAGCATGACGACGCCTGCATTATATCGGCGATGCAGGTTCGCCGCCAGTGGGAAAACCGGCACGGTCGGTCCGATCAGTCGGGGACCCCGGTCAGCCGGAAATTCTCGCTGGAGACGCTGTAGCGCGGCGCCAGCACCTCGCGCGACCGCCGCAGCAGCCAGTGGCCGCAGGGGACGAGCAGGGGCCGGACCAGCACGGCGTCGATGGTGATCCCGACCACCAGGGCGAACCCGAGCTGGCGGAGCGAGCCCAGAGGGCTGAACAGGAACGAGGCGAAGCTGCACGCCGTGATCGCGGCGGCCGACGAGATCAGGCCGCCGGTCTGGCCGATCGCCCGGATGATCCCGCCCCGGAAGCCGTGCCCGGCCGTCTCCTCGTGCAGTCGGGTCATGAGGAAGACGTTGTAGTCCACCCCCACGGCCACCAGCAGGACGAACAGGAAGTAGGGGACCTTCCAGTCCAGGCCGTCGGCCCCGAGCATGGTGACGAAGACCAGGTGGGTCGCCCCCAGGGCGAAGGCGTAGGTCAGGACCATCGTGGCGACCAGGTTGAAGCAGGCCAGGGGGTCGCGGAGGGCGATCATCAGGACGAGGAAGACGCCGATGGGCACGACGAACCAGCTCTGCACCTGGTCGGCCCGGGTGAGCGTGCGGACGTCGGCCGACTCGGCGTTGGCGCCGGCCACGGCGGCCGTGACGTGGATCCCCTGGTACTCGACCAGGTAGTCGGCCAGGCGGCGGCGGATGGTCTCGACCTGGTTCATCGACCCGTCCGAGAAGACCCGGTCGGCCAGCGTGACGTCGATCCGGGCGCGACGGCCGTCGGGCGTGATGTAGGCGTCGAAGCTCTTGAGCAGGTCGGGGTTCTCCTTGACCGTCTCGGGCGTGATCAGGAGCCGGTCGAGCGCCCGGCGGCCCAGCGGGTCGGCCAGGATCGCGCTGACCTCGCGATGCGCCCGTTCCGCCCCCCTGGCGATCTGCCCGGCCCCCTCCGCCGCGCGGGTCAGCTCGCGGAGCAGGGTCTGGGCCGGCTTCTCGGGGGGCGTCGCGGGGGCGGCCGCCGGGGCCGGGCGGGGGTCGCGGCCACGACCGGCGGGGCGAGCGGGGCCGGGGCGGGGGCCGGACGTTCGGCGGGGGCGGCTTCCCTGGGGGCGTTCGCCAGGCGGACGGCGGCGTCGAACAGGCCCGAGCCCTTGTCGCCGACGCGGCGGCGGGCGCCTTCCTTCGCGCCCTGGAGCAAAACCTGGTTGAACGCCGAGGCGAGCGCCGGGGTGTTCCAGGTGGGCGGGACGCCCTGCGACCAGAGGAGGGCCGCCGAGGCGGTCCGCAGGCCCTGCGAGAGCGCCTCGGGGGCGGCGGCCGCCGGGTCGGCGGCGGAGGGCGGGGCGGCCGGGGGGGCCTCGGCCTTCTTCGCCGCGGGGCCGCCGGTGAAGTTCAGCCCCAGCTTCTCCTCCATCCAGAGCGCGGCCTGGAGCTTGGCGGCGCCGGCGTTGAGCCCGCGTTCCAGGCTCGATCCGCCTTCGGCGAGCTGCCGGAAGCCCTCGTCGACCTCGCCGAGGCGCGACGACAGCCGCGCCCGGCTGAGCGGCTCCGGGCTCCCCAGGGGCTGCGTGGCCGAGCGGACCTCCTCGTTGCGCCGCTGGTGCGAGAGCAGCCGGCTCACGTCGTCGATGAGCGCCAGCCCCTGCGAGCTCCGCAGGTTGACGTCCGAATCCAGGACGATCGTGAGCGGGGCCGTCATCCCGGGGTCGAACTTGGCCAGGATCAGCCGCAAGTTGGCCGCCGACTGGGCCTCCCGCGGCATCTCGGTGAGCATGTCCATCACGAACCGGGTCTGGCCCCCCAGCACGGCCAGGGGGATCATCGCCCCCAGCGTCAGGGCCCAGCTCCGCAGGGGCCGGGCCATCGCCTTGCGGCCGATCGCCTCCCAGAAGCCGTTCGACGGCCCGCCGAACGACTCGAAGCAGGCCGGGCGGATCCGCGCCAGCAGCACGAGCAGGGCGGGGGTCAGGGTGAGGGTGGCCAGCAGCGAGATCGCCAGCCCCAGGGCCACGCTAGGCCCGGTCGTCGAGAAGAGCCGGAACTTGGTCGTCCCCATCAGCAGCAGGCCGATCATGATCGTCCCCGCGCTGGTGACCAGGGGGACGAACGAGCGCGCCATCGTCATCCGCATGACGCCGGCCGGGTTGCGGGGGTTGAAGTGCTCTCCGAACCGCCAGGAGAGGAAGAGGCAGAAGTCGGTCCCCGTCCCGAAGAGGATCGCGATCAGGAACAGCTCGACCAGGGGCGAGATCTGCCAGCCCACGCCGCAGAGCCAGGCCAGCACGCCCCGGGCCACCACCAGGCTCGCCCCGATCGTCGTCAGCGGCACCAGGGCTAGCCAGAACGAGCGGTAGACGGCGATCAGCACGATCAGCAGCAGGACCACGGTGACGATCGCCGCGCGGTCGAGCGAGACCTGGACGAGCCGCATGTAGTCGCGGCCGATGACCGAGTCGCCGGTCCAGAGGACCTGGAGGCCGGCCACGTCGGAGGTCGCCTTCCGCAGGTCGTCGGCCTGCGCGTGCAGCCAGTCGACGGCCTCGTGGGCGGCCGGGGCCACGTTGGCGGCGTCGAGCGGGGCGACGATCAGCAGGGTCGTCCCGTCGCGGCTCACGAGCCGCTCGGCGACCTCGGGCTGCGAGCCGGGGCCCAGCACGCGCAGGATGGCGGCGGGGCGGTCGGCCGCCTCGAACCGCCCGGCCAGGGCGGCGGCGAACCGCCTGTCGGCCTCGACGAGCCCCCCCGGCCGGTGGATCGCCGCGACGGCCGTCGACTCGTACGCCTGGTCCGGCCAGCACTGGCGGACCAGCTCCGCGGCCCGCCGGCTCTCGGCCTCGGTCCCCAGCAGCTTGGACTGGCCCTCGGCCGCCAACCGCGTCAAGTCGGGGGCCGTCAGGCCGACCCCCAGGGCGATCGCCAGCCAGGCCGCGGCCACGCAGAGCGGGCGGCGGCTGGAGAACGTCTTGATCGATTCCAACAGGGGCATCGCTCCCGACTCCTGGGCCTGCGTCGCTCCGTCCGCCGATCGCCCATCACACCAGAAAACTTCGTGCCGGAGAGAGCCGGGGGTCGACGCCTCCTGGATCCCAGCGTCGGGAAGGCGGCGGTGGGCTTCTCATCCTCTCCAGGTCGCAAGCTCGCCGCTCGCGCCCGCCGACCGGAATCCCCGCGCCGGCCGCCCGGGGACGTCGCCCTCAATCGTGCGGAGGCTCGGCGAGCGGCCCCGGCCGTCCCGCGTCCGGGGTCGCCGGGCCGTCGGTCGTCCGCCGATGATTATTACAGAAATCGATGCGGTCGCCTATGCTCGGATGAGACGCCCGGAAGATCTTGTACACCCACCCGGGACGGGGGTTTCCCAGGTTCTCCTGCTGGAGCTTCACGAACGCCGTCCCGCCCGAATGGTTCATCCCGGTCAGGTCGATCGCGAACCGGTCGGCCTCGTGCTCCTGGTAGCGGCTGTACGCCATGGCCGCCGGGCTCAGGCCCAGGACGGCGACCTGCAAGAGCACCAAAATCAGCGGCACCGAGGCCACGTCGCGGAGGTCGTCGAACCCGAACCGCCCGCGATGCCGCTCGATCAGGCGATGGGCCAGGCGATGGACGAAATACAGGCCGACCAGCGTGACCGCGAAGGACAGGAAGATCGAGCGGACGACGTGGCCCAGCACGTAATGGCCCATCTCGTGGGCCATCACGAACAGGACCTCGCGCTCGCCGAGCCGCTTCAGCAGCGTGTCCCAGAGCACGATCCGCTTGGAGCCCAGGAAGCCGGTGACGTAGGCGTTCACCGCCTTCGTGTCCACGCTCTTGTCGACCTCGAACACCCGCCCCGACGCGATGCCCGCCCGGTCGGCCAGGTCGAGGATCGACCGCTCCAGGGCCTTGTCGTGCATCGGCCCGAAGTCGTTGAACAGGGGGTCGATCCAGAGCGGCTTCACGAATACGCCCAGGAACAGGAAGGGGATCGAGGCCAGCGCCATGTAGAGCCACCACCGCCGCGGGTCGAACCGCAGGAACGCGTACGCCCCCAGGGCGATCAGGACGGCGACCCCCGTGTTGACGGCCAGGTCCAAGGCGTGATCCTGGGCCCATTTCGCGAGGGTCTGGTTCGACAGCCCGTACGCGTGGAGGCGGACGAAACCCTGATAATAGTCGAACGGCAGCTCGATCAGGGCGGTGAGGAACAGGTAGAGCACCACGTAGACGGCGACCGTCCCGGACCGACTTCGGCCGATCCATGCGGCGAGGTTGCGGATCCGCGCCGAGAAGCCGGAGAAGAGGATGACGGCCGGCAGCGCGATCGCCCAAAGACGGTTGAACGCCCAGAATCCCATCCCGGTGCGATAGAAGGTCATCGCCTTCTCGGACGGCTCGGGGACCGCGACCGGCTCGCTCTCGTCGACGGCCGCGACGGCCGCGGGCCGAGGGGGTTCTTCCGATCGGGCCGTGCCGACGGCGCCGAGGCCGACCAGGAAGACCGCCGCGAACCCGAGAAACACCTTCGCCATACGCCGAGCCCCCACGCCTTGAAGCCGCCCTCCCTGGAGAAGGTGGTTTTAGCACGCCGTCGGCGTGCCGGGACAGGGGAATCCCCCGGCCCGCCCGGGCGTCGCGGTCCCGAGGGCTACGGAAGCGCCCCGGGCCCGGTAGACTGGGACGGAGCGAGGGGGACGCGCATCGCGGCCGTCGTCCGGGTCGTCGGTCCATCCTCGCGGTTCGGCGTCGGACACTCGGAGGTTCGTCATGAAGGCGGTCGTGATCAAGGGCAAGGGGGGGCCGGAGGTCCTGGAGGTCGTCGACGTCGCCACTCCGGAGGCGCGGGGCGAGCAGGTGCTGGTCCGCGTCCACGCCGCGGCGCTGAACCGGGCCGACCTGCTGCAGGCCAAGGGGATGTACCCCGCTCCCGCAGGAGCGCCGGCCGACATCCCGGGCCTGGAGTTCGCCGGCGTGGTCGAGGCCCTGGGACCCGACGTCCACGATGCGGTCCAGGTCGGCGACCGGGTCTTCGGCATCGTGGCCGGCGGGGCGCAGGCGGAGTATCTGACGACCCATCCCCGGATGCTCGCGAAGATCCCCGACGCCCTCGACTACGAGGCCGCCGCCGCCGTCCCCGAGGCCTTCCTGACGGCCCACGACGCCCTGATCACCCAGGGCCGGTTGGAGCCCGGCGAGAGCGTCCTGATCCACGCGGCGGGCAGCGGCGTCGGCACGGCGGCCGTCCAGATCGCCCGCGCGATGGGCTGCTCGGTGCTGGGGACCTCGCGCACGGCCGACAAGCTGGAGAAGGCCAAAGCCCTCGGCCTGGATTTCGCGATCGTCAACCCCTCGGGGGCCTTCGCCGACGAGGTCAAGCGGCACACCGGCGGCGAGGGGGTGCAGGTGATCCTCGACCTTCTCGGCGCCAGGGCCCTCGCCGAGAACCTCGCCGCCGTCGCGCGCCGGGGGCGGATCGTGGTGGTCGGCCTCCTGACCGGCGCGAAGACCGAGATCGACCTGAACGCGCTCCTCGCCCGTCGCGCCGCGATCATCGGCACCACCCTTCGCGCCCGGCCGCTGGAGGAGAAGATCGCCGCCACGCGGCTGTTCGCGGCCCACGTCGTCCCCTGGCTCGAACGCGGCGTCGTCAAACCGGTCATCGACTCGACGTTCGCCCTCGACGACGTCCGCAAGGCCCACGAGCGCATGGCCTCGAACGAGGGCTTCGGCAAGGTCGTGTTGAAGCTCTGAGCGACGCGAGCGGAACCCTCACTCTGCTGCGCTGACGCCCGAGGGGAGGCCGTGGGGC
The DNA window shown above is from Paludisphaera mucosa and carries:
- a CDS encoding SMI1/KNR4 family protein is translated as MKTLVDRLDAWLRNYRPRYHQQLLPGRTESELDAFEDSLGFGVPQSFKDLYLWRNGQRSDCSDAFQYNTMFRSLEDAAESRTIMNELLESGGFEGENRWNARWVPFMAHHGGDLLCVDMDGSFGGKPGQLLYFYHDSEDRVIRFPSLEKWLEAFVTTLESGMWEEDEYGFQPKDDDQVMASAKQWNPGYPIYCKADR
- a CDS encoding class I SAM-dependent methyltransferase, with protein sequence MMDVIPFDPRRFKTAAASYLVGRPVYPPRLFRRIVELCGLDRSHRAMDLGCGPGQIAIALAPYVGRVVAVDPEPEMLKIAAGEAERAGREIEFVQASSYDLGPRFGTFRLVAMGRSFHWMDRAETLRRLDAMIEPEGAVAFLHDDHPTVPDNAWFATFQEIVARHAADDVAKRVRAGRAGHESVLLDSPFRRLERITVFERSSIPVDALVLRLRSMSSVARSRVGDRAEDLAAEVREAITPFARDGLLSEVIAASALIASREGP
- a CDS encoding TPM domain-containing protein, encoding MFRSLRWTALPLVAAALAWAPARAAEVRDQAGMFSPQAVKKAQVELTRVEKQTGVPIIIETIESIPGLAADASIEAKKRAIDSLAEKRDAELHDEGIYILLSKKDKVLSHVLVRQRLAGVLPESTRRTIREAFVAPFKDGDYDGGLAAAATAIDAALPDEPVAAARAAGPRRLVPAAPAPGGGVVVERRAQQGAQFGFGTLLMIALGILGVLFVVRLLSGAFGGGQAGYPQGMPRPGPGMGGPGYGPGMGGPGYGGGYGGRGGGFFSSMLGGIGGAMAGNWIYDQFSGRNSGHHSDASSYTPMTGQDDFGPTSPDGGDAIIGGSDDSQGGSWGDSGGGDWGGGSGGGDWGGGGGDDGGSW
- a CDS encoding MMPL family transporter, with product MLRELTRAAEGAGQIARGAERAHREVSAILADPLGRRALDRLLITPETVKENPDLLKSFDAYITPDGRRARIDVTLADRVFSDGSMNQVETIRRRLADYLVEYQGIHVTAAVAGANAESADVRTLTRADQVQSWFVVPIGVFLVLMIALRDPLACFNLVATMVLTYAFALGATHLVFVTMLGADGLDWKVPYFLFVLLVAVGVDYNVFLMTRLHEETAGHGFRGGIIRAIGQTGGLISSAAAITACSFASFLFSPLGSLRQLGFALVVGITIDAVLVRPLLVPCGHWLLRRSREVLAPRYSVSSENFRLTGVPD
- a CDS encoding MMPL family transporter yields the protein MPLLESIKTFSSRRPLCVAAAWLAIALGVGLTAPDLTRLAAEGQSKLLGTEAESRRAAELVRQCWPDQAYESTAVAAIHRPGGLVEADRRFAAALAGRFEAADRPAAILRVLGPGSQPEVAERLVSRDGTTLLIVAPLDAANVAPAAHEAVDWLHAQADDLRKATSDVAGLQVLWTGDSVIGRDYMRLVQVSLDRAAIVTVVLLLIVLIAVYRSFWLALVPLTTIGASLVVARGVLAWLCGVGWQISPLVELFLIAILFGTGTDFCLFLSWRFGEHFNPRNPAGVMRMTMARSFVPLVTSAGTIMIGLLLMGTTKFRLFSTTGPSVALGLAISLLATLTLTPALLVLLARIRPACFESFGGPSNGFWEAIGRKAMARPLRSWALTLGAMIPLAVLGGQTRFVMDMLTEMPREAQSAANLRLILAKFDPGMTAPLTIVLDSDVNLRSSQGLALIDDVSRLLSHQRRNEEVRSATQPLGSPEPLSRARLSSRLGEVDEGFRQLAEGGSSLERGLNAGAAKLQAALWMEEKLGLNFTGGPAAKKAEAPPAAPPSAADPAAAAPEALSQGLRTASAALLWSQGVPPTWNTPALASAFNQVLLQGAKEGARRRVGDKGSGLFDAAVRLANAPREAAPAERPAPAPAPLAPPVVAATPARPRRPPPRRPPRSRPRPCSAS
- a CDS encoding M48 family metallopeptidase, with amino-acid sequence MAKVFLGFAAVFLVGLGAVGTARSEEPPRPAAVAAVDESEPVAVPEPSEKAMTFYRTGMGFWAFNRLWAIALPAVILFSGFSARIRNLAAWIGRSRSGTVAVYVVLYLFLTALIELPFDYYQGFVRLHAYGLSNQTLAKWAQDHALDLAVNTGVAVLIALGAYAFLRFDPRRWWLYMALASIPFLFLGVFVKPLWIDPLFNDFGPMHDKALERSILDLADRAGIASGRVFEVDKSVDTKAVNAYVTGFLGSKRIVLWDTLLKRLGEREVLFVMAHEMGHYVLGHVVRSIFLSFAVTLVGLYFVHRLAHRLIERHRGRFGFDDLRDVASVPLILVLLQVAVLGLSPAAMAYSRYQEHEADRFAIDLTGMNHSGGTAFVKLQQENLGNPRPGWVYKIFRASHPSIGDRIDFCNNHRRTTDGPATPDAGRPGPLAEPPHD
- a CDS encoding NAD(P)H-quinone oxidoreductase translates to MKAVVIKGKGGPEVLEVVDVATPEARGEQVLVRVHAAALNRADLLQAKGMYPAPAGAPADIPGLEFAGVVEALGPDVHDAVQVGDRVFGIVAGGAQAEYLTTHPRMLAKIPDALDYEAAAAVPEAFLTAHDALITQGRLEPGESVLIHAAGSGVGTAAVQIARAMGCSVLGTSRTADKLEKAKALGLDFAIVNPSGAFADEVKRHTGGEGVQVILDLLGARALAENLAAVARRGRIVVVGLLTGAKTEIDLNALLARRAAIIGTTLRARPLEEKIAATRLFAAHVVPWLERGVVKPVIDSTFALDDVRKAHERMASNEGFGKVVLKL